The Desulfosoma sp. region CAAAAATGAAAGTTTTGTAATATCGCTGCAAACCCACGAGATCCAAAATACCCAAGCGGCTGGCTTCTTGACACAAAACATCCAGATGCTGAAGTCCCCACGACTTGGATGCCCATAAAGATCGCACCGCCTCGCGGACCAGGGCCGGCTCTCGAGCCGCCACATCCCGGCGCACCACCCACAGGGCAAACACAAAGGGATGCCCCGTCCAGCCATGCCACACTTCCGCCAGATCATAGCGAAAAGGATAGTTCGCATGACCGCGCCACACCAGGGCTTCGTCACCGATGGCCAAAAAGGCCGTCGGTGACGATCCGTTGGCCAAAGCGTCAGCCAGAGCTCCACGATGGTAGCGTACATTTTTAAGGTTCCAGAATATTTCCACGAGGATCTTCAGCAGCACAACGGAAGTGTCCGAATGCCGAGTTAAAAGAATATCTTCACCTTCAAGGGATTCCAAAGGCTTTTGGCTTAACAACAACACACTATGGACCGGCCCGGCACAGGCGATGGCCAAGCCGGGGACAATCTTGAACAACTGCGGATGCCGAGCATACATAAC contains the following coding sequences:
- a CDS encoding menaquinone biosynthesis protein, producing the protein MGRGHHLTLKLGKIDYLNVWPVYYAMEQRLVPNPCHISAHCPSELNAMVCRGELDLSAVSSVMYARHPQLFKIVPGLAIACAGPVHSVLLLSQKPLESLEGEDILLTRHSDTSVVLLKILVEIFWNLKNVRYHRGALADALANGSSPTAFLAIGDEALVWRGHANYPFRYDLAEVWHGWTGHPFVFALWVVRRDVAAREPALVREAVRSLWASKSWGLQHLDVLCQEASRLGILDLVGLQRYYKTFIFDLHERALEGLRLFYRFMVDVGDIPACPPLDFWAESDVREETTGGEPFAGEGKQWAVSI